TGCCATATTTGATTAAATGCAGAAAGACCCAATGAATTTACGTGACGATCAATGGCAAATACTGGAGCCCTTGATCGAAGGACGCAAGGTTCCTGGCATTCATTGCAAAGATAATCGGTTGTTCATAGAAGCGGTACTTTGCGTCACGTTAAATCAGTGTGAGTGGTCTGATCTGCCGCAGAAGTACGGTAAATGGCGTACGGTGTATATGCGTTTCCGACGCTGGAATACAGCCGGCTTTTGGCGCAGTCTGACAAATAGTAACATTGACAATCAAGAGTTACTGCTGATGCTTGAACAAATCGCCAGCTGCGGCGACGTGTATAGCCAACGTGCGACGCAGAGGAAATTAATAATATATGGTCGCCGAAAAAATCATTCGGAAATCGGTGCAAGCGCTGACATTGCGCGACCATAGCTGTACTTCCGCGGCGCCAAATTGGGAGTGCATTTGTGGTTCTGCCGGTTAAATATTATTCGCAACAACACAGCAATCGTAGTATGAAAAGTGACTAACTATGTTGGCTTGTCCGCTGTAGTGAAGTCCTCAATAAATCGTCATCATGCGGCAGATGTACTGATTGAATAAAATTATTTTGCGGGTCTTATCTATGACCAAATTTGATAAAAGTAATGCTAGTGGTACACCCAACCTCAATGAACTAAGGGTCATCACCATGACGATGGAGGAAGATTACGCGGCCATCAAGCGAAAGAAAGTCGAGGCGCGTCGCATGCTCGAAGATGTATTAGAAGCCGCAAAGGAACGCCGTGCGACATTCAACTGGACACTTTAAGTAGATTTTCCAGTTGCATGTACCTATGTGCTGCGTTGTAAATGGTCGTTCCTCCGTGAAAACGATATATAAATCCATAGCACCAAATGAGAATTGAGATGACGCATGGCACCTTCACAATTACAACAAGCCGATCCGTCTGTATCACCACAACCCGCCAAAAGGATATATCTAGCGGATTTAATTGCCGGCCTGTCGATTGCAGGCTTGTTGCTACCCGAGGCAGTCGCCTATTCCAGTATCGCTAATCTACCACCGCAAACCGGCGTCATCGCGCTGTTCGCCGGCCTGCTGTGCTACGGCCTGTTCGGCAGCAGCCGCTTTGCGATCGTCTCCGCCACCTCTTCCTCCGCGGCAGTGCTGGCGGCAGCCACCGCCTCCATGGCGAACGGCGACATCGGCTTGCGCATGACGCTGGCGATCGGCCTGGTGATGATCACCGGCCTGTTTTTCCTGCTGGCGGGACTGGCGCGCATGGGCAGCGTCACCGACTTCATCGCCAAGCCGGTGCTGCGCGGCTTTGCTTTCGGCCTGGCCATCGTCATCATTCTCAAGCAGTTCGCCGGCGTGGTCGGCGTCCATCCCGAACATAGCGACATGACCCGCTTCATTCCCGAAATGCTGGCGCAGGCCGGCCGCTGGAACTGGATCAGCGTCGCCGTCATGGCGGCGGCGCTGGCCCTGCTGTTCCTGTTTGCGCGGCTGCGGCGGGTGCCGGGCGCGCTGCTGGTGATCGTCATCGGCGTCGCCGCCGGCCAGTGGCTCAATCTGCAGCAATATGGCGTCGGCCTGGTCGGCAGCATCCATCTGCAGCTGGCGGTGCCGACCCTGCCCGTGCTGTCGCGCGCCGACTGGTTGCGTCTGGGTGAACTGGGCTTTGCCATGGGCATGATTCTGTATGCCGAATCGTATGGCGCGATTCGTAGTTTTGCCATCAAGCATGGCGACACCACCGCGCCCAACCGCGATCTGCTGGCGCTGGGCGCCTCCAACCTGCTGTCCGGCCTGTTCCACGGCATGCCGGTCGGCGCCGGCTATTCCGCCACCTCCGCCAATGAAGCGGCCGGCGCCACTTCGAGCTTGTCCGGCTGGGTGGCGATGCTGGTGATTCTGGCGATCGTGCTGACCTTGCTGCCGGGAATAGCCCTGACGCCGGAACCTGTTCTGGCGGCGATCGTGATTCATGCGGTCAGCCATACTCTTAATCCGATGGTGTTCCGTCCCTACTTCCAATGGCGCCGCGATCGCCTGGTGGTGATTGCCTCGGTAGTTGCGGTATTGCTGCTGGGTGTACTGGACGGCTTGCTGGTATCGATCGCGATCAGCATCTTCATGATGCTGCGACAGTTTTCTCAATCGACCATTTCGGTGCTGGGAAGACTCGGACAAAGTCATGATTTCGTCAATATAGGCACTCATCCAGAAGCGCAAGCAGTAGTTGGCATCATCATCTTGCGCCCCAATGAGCCGCTGTTCTTTGCCAATGCCGAACGCATCCTGAGCCAAGCGCGCCGTTCCATCAGCGCTGCCTCCGGCCTGCACACTGTCATCCTCAGCCTGGAAGAATCGCCCGACCTAGACAGCACCAGTCTGGAAGGCTTGCATGATTTTTTCAGTTTCGTCAGCGCCAGTGGTCTGCGTCTGCTGCTCGCACGCCTCAAGGATCCGGTCTACGACATCATGAAAAATGCTGTCGAGCCTGCATTTCCGGCCGCCTCTCTCAGCGCCCTGAGCGTTGCCGAGGCCGTGCATTTGACGCTGGCAGATCAGCAAATGACAGCCTAAACAATCGCAAGCCAATCCAGAGAATAAGCACTCGCGCATGGTGGAAAATATTGGCAGCGAAGTTTCAATCTCGAAAATCTTCATTCCATGGAAATGACATTAGGTGCGCGGAATATTACATTCAATAACACATTCTGCTTTTATCTATCTGTAACAATTCCGCGAATATTTTTGATGACGTTTGCGTTATGCTTGTCGCGCGACTTATTGATGTACAAATTTAAAAGGAAATGTCATGGGTTTTATTGCTTGGTTGATAGTTGGTGCGATTGCAGGATGGTTAGCAGGGGTTGTCGTCAAAGGCGGTGGCTTCGGTGTGTTGGTTGACATCAT
This DNA window, taken from Collimonas arenae, encodes the following:
- a CDS encoding SulP family inorganic anion transporter, producing the protein MAPSQLQQADPSVSPQPAKRIYLADLIAGLSIAGLLLPEAVAYSSIANLPPQTGVIALFAGLLCYGLFGSSRFAIVSATSSSAAVLAAATASMANGDIGLRMTLAIGLVMITGLFFLLAGLARMGSVTDFIAKPVLRGFAFGLAIVIILKQFAGVVGVHPEHSDMTRFIPEMLAQAGRWNWISVAVMAAALALLFLFARLRRVPGALLVIVIGVAAGQWLNLQQYGVGLVGSIHLQLAVPTLPVLSRADWLRLGELGFAMGMILYAESYGAIRSFAIKHGDTTAPNRDLLALGASNLLSGLFHGMPVGAGYSATSANEAAGATSSLSGWVAMLVILAIVLTLLPGIALTPEPVLAAIVIHAVSHTLNPMVFRPYFQWRRDRLVVIASVVAVLLLGVLDGLLVSIAISIFMMLRQFSQSTISVLGRLGQSHDFVNIGTHPEAQAVVGIIILRPNEPLFFANAERILSQARRSISAASGLHTVILSLEESPDLDSTSLEGLHDFFSFVSASGLRLLLARLKDPVYDIMKNAVEPAFPAASLSALSVAEAVHLTLADQQMTA
- a CDS encoding transposase; its protein translation is MNLRDDQWQILEPLIEGRKVPGIHCKDNRLFIEAVLCVTLNQCEWSDLPQKYGKWRTVYMRFRRWNTAGFWRSLTNSNIDNQELLLMLEQIASCGDVYSQRATQRKLIIYGRRKNHSEIGASADIARP